In Vigna angularis cultivar LongXiaoDou No.4 chromosome 8, ASM1680809v1, whole genome shotgun sequence, one DNA window encodes the following:
- the LOC108345849 gene encoding proline-rich receptor-like protein kinase PERK1, whose product MSTAPAPSSPPSNSTAPPPSTPSAPPPATPSAPPPATPSSPPPSPPSSPPPATPSAPPPATPSSPPPSTPSAPPPSTPSTPSPPSTTPPSSSPPSPPSGSPPSPPSGSTPSPPSSGGGGGSTPSPPSRSSPSPPSGSSPTTPSPPPSSSSGISTGVVVGIAVGAVAVLVVLSILCICCRKKKRRRDEEYYAPPPPQPLRGPKDDYGGPPRQWQHNVPPPQDHVVSMMPPKPSPPPAPAYAAQPPPPPPPFIISSGGSGSNYSGGEPLPPPSPGISLGFSKSTFTYEELARATDGFSDANLLGQGGFGYVHRGILPNGKEVAVKQLKAGSGQGEREFQAEVEIISRVHHKHLVSLVGYCITGSQRLLVYEFVPNNTMEFHLHGRGRPTMDWPTRLRIALGSAKGLAYLHEDCHPKIIHRDIKSANILLDFKFEAKVADFGLAKFSSDVNTHVSTRVMGTFGYLAPEYASSGKLTDKSDVFSYGVMLLELITGRRPVDKTQTFMEDSLVDWARPLLTRALEEDDFDSIIDPRLQNDYDPNEMARMVACAAACTRHSAKRRPRMSQVVRALEGDVSLADLNEGIKPGHSTMYSSHESSDYDTVQYREDMKKFRKMALGTQEYGASSEYSAATSEYGLNPSGSSSEAQSRQTTREMEMRKMKNSQGFSGSS is encoded by the exons ATGTCAACAGCCCCAGCGCCGTCTTCGCCGCCGTCCAACAGCACCGCGCCTCCGCCGTCGACCCCGTCGGCACCACCGCCCGCCACACCTTCGGCACCTCCTCCTGCGACTCCGTCGTCACCTCCACCTTCACCTCCGTCATCTCCGCCCCCAGCGACTCCCTCCGCTCCTCCGCCGGCGACACCTTCTTCGCCACCTCCGTCGACTCCGTCTGCTCCTCCACCGTCTACTCCTTCGACTCCATCCCCGCCGTCAACCACTCCACCATCGAGTTCTCCTCCCTCGCCTCCGTCTGGTTCTCCTCCCTCACCGCCGTCGGGGTCTACACCATCGCCACCTAGTAGCGGTGGCGGCGGTGGAAGCACTCCAAGTCCACCGTCTCGGAGCTCGCCTTCTCCTCCGTCCGGATCGAGTCCAACCACGCCTTCGCCTCCTCCGTCGTCTTCGTCTGGTATTTCGACTGGTGTGGTGGTCGGAATCGCCGTGGGGGCAGTCGCGGTTCTTGTTGTGTTAAGCATTCTTTGCATATGCTGtcggaagaagaagagaagacgCGACGAGGAGTACTATGCTCCGCCGCCGCCGCAACCGCTGAGGGGACCCAAAG ATGATTACGGTGGTCCGCCGCGTCAATGGCAGCACAATGTTCCTCCTCCGCAAGATCATGTGGTTTCAATGATGCCTCCAAAGCCATCACCTCCACCGGCTCCGGCTTATGCTGCTCAACCTCCTCCACCTCCGCCTCCTTTTATCATCAGCAGTGGCGGGTCTGGATCAAACTATTCAGGTGGCGAACCacttcctcctccttctccggGAATTTCATTGGGGTTCTCTAAAAGCACTTTTACCTACGAGGAGTTGGCACGAGCAACGGATGGATTCTCTGATGCGAACCTCCTCGGACAAGGTGGATTCGGATATGTTCACAGAGGAATTCTTCCCAATGGCAAGGAGGTGGCAGTGAAGCAATTGAAGGCTGGAAGTGGGCAAGGGGAGCGTGAGTTCCAGGCTGAGGTTGAGATAATTAGCCGTGTTCATCACAAGCAtcttgtatctttggttggatACTGCATCACTGGGTCCCAGAGGTTGCTTGTTTACGAATTTGTTCCGAACAACACAATGGAGTTCCATTTGCATG GAAGAGGACGACCTACCATGGATTGGCCCACAAGACTAAGAATTGCTTTAGGATCTGCTAAGGGACTGGCGTATCTTCATGAAGATT GTCATCCTAAGATCATCCATCGTGATATCAAATCTGCCAACATCCTTCTGGATTTTAAGTTCGAAGCAAAG GTTGCAGATTTCGGTCTTGCTAAGTTTTCTTCTGATGTTAATACTCATGTTTCTACACGAGTGATGGGGACTTTTGG GTATCTGGCTCCAGAATATGCTTCTAGTGGAAAACTCACAGACAAATCAGATGTTTTCTCCTATGGAGTCATGCTCCTTGAGTTAATAACTGGACGGCGACCAGTTGATAAAACTCAGACATTCATGGAGGATAGTTTGGTAGACTGG GCTAGACCTTTGCTCACACGAGCTTTGGAAGAAGATGATTTTGACTCTATTATTGACCCAAGGCTTCAGAATGACTATGACCCTAATGAGATGGCACGAATGGTGGCATGTGCCGCAGCTTGCACACGTCATTCAGCAAAGCGCCGACCAAGGATGAGCCAG GTTGTGCGTGCTTTGGAAGGAGATGTGTCTCTAGCAGATCTTAACGAAGGAATCAAACCTGGACACAGCACCATGTACAGTTCTCATGAAAGTTCAGATTATGATACTGTACAGTACAGAGAAGACATGAAAAAGTTCAGAAAAATGGCACTGGGAACTCAGGAATATGGTGCAAGCAGCGAATACAGTGCAGCTACAAGTGAGTATGGTTTAAACCCATCTGGTTCGAGCAGTGAAGCGCAGAGCCGCCAAACCACAAGAGAAatggaaatgagaaagatgaagaACAGTCAAGGTTTCAGTGGAAGCTCTTGA